A region from the Rosa rugosa chromosome 6, drRosRugo1.1, whole genome shotgun sequence genome encodes:
- the LOC133718284 gene encoding rust resistance kinase Lr10-like: MNIAASIPSFPARFILILLVVLGLCTVASHAKDDHHCEPSSCGHIRNISYPFRLIDDPKKCGDLRYTLSCENNVTVLQLYSGKYYVLTINYGNYTIRVVDANFRKDNCSSLPPYSLASHNFSNSRDRPYRIFQSREYPNRTESIQLSESIIFMTCETQPVKSYLYMDTAPCINATSGHSFVITGRLNASDLGDSCRIELMVSTSSSIGTKDMKRSYIDIHNELLYGFELSWVQSYGRSGDSCYIEGDTNEVHCSGFYFNDIIVLVLEDSAGGILAAVVLWTATKVIFGLPCVVVLLILKLKRRHLSMYNVIEEFLQSHNNLMPIRYSYSNIKKMTKGFKDKLGEGGYGSVYKGKLRSGRLVAVKMLGNSKANGQDFMNEVATIGRIHHVNVVRLIGYCAEGSKRALIYEYMSKGSLDKHIFPKEGLISLSCKEAFEISLGVARGIDYLHQGCDMKILHFDIKPHNILLDEKFVPKISDFGLARLCPSDDSSLILTAARGTIGYIAPELFYKNIGGVSNKADIYSFGMLLMEIAGKRKNLNANAANTSQIYFPSWVYDQFNEEKEMEIEDATDEEKKLTKKMLMVALWCIQMKPSDRPNSMNKVVEMLEGEVEFIQMPPKPFLYPQDKPVLLEKSVSSIQNPEEVM, encoded by the exons ATGAATATTGCAGCAAGTATACCATCCTTTCCAGCAAGATTCATACTAATCCTTCTAGTAGTTCTTGGTTTGTGCACTGTAGCTTCCCACGCTAAGGATGATCATCACTGTGAGCCTTCTTCCTGCGGCCACATCCGAAATATAAGTTACCCTTTCCGACTCATTGATGATCCAAAGAAGTGCGGTGACTTAAGGTATACCCTGTCTTGTGAGAACAATGTCACTGTATTACAGTTGTATTCAGGAAAATACTATGTGCTTACCATCAATTATGGAAACTACACAATCCGAGTTGTGGATGCCAATTTTCGCAAGGATAACTGCTCTTCACTCCCTCCTTATTCCTTGGCCAGCCACAACTTCAGTAATTCTCGAGATCGGCCATATAGGATTTTTCAATCTAGAGAATATCCGAACAGGACTGAGTCTATTCAACTGTCGGAGTCTATAATCTTCATGACCTGTGAAACTCAGCCGGTGAAGTCGTATCTCTATATGGATACTGCTCCTTGCATTAATGCAACGAGTGGGCATTCTTTTGTTATCACTGGAAGATTAAATGCCTCGGATTTGGGGGATTCATGTCGCATAGAGCTGATGGTCTCGACATCATCGTCGATTGGGACAAAGGACATGAAGCGTTCCTACATAGACATCCACAACGAGCTGCTCTATGGTTTTGAACTTTCATGGGTGCAGAGCTACGGCCGATCAGGTGATTCTTGCTATATCGAGGGTGATACCAACGAAGTTCATTGTTCTG GCTTCTATTTCAATGATATTATTGTGTTAGTACTAGAAG ACTCAGCTGGTGGCATTCTAGCTGCAG TGGTTTTGTGGACTGCGACAAAAGTTATATTCGGACTTCCATGTGTGGTTGTCCTTTTAATCTTGAAGTTGAAAAGACGACATTTATCAATGTATAACGTTATTGAAGAATTCTTACAAAGTCACAACAACCTCATGCCTATACGGTACTCCTACTCCAACATCAAGAAGATGACCAAAGGATTTAAGGATAAATTGGGGGAAGGAGGTTATGGCTCTGTGTATAAAGGAAAGCTCCGGAGTGGTCGCCTTGTTGCTGTTAAGATGTTGGGAAACTCCAAAGCTAATGGGCAAGATTTTATGAATGAAGTTGCTACCATTGGAAGAATTCATCATGTAAATGTGGTGCGACTAATTGGCTATTGTGCTGAGGGATCAAAGCGTGCTCTTATATATGAGTACATGTCAAAAGGGTCTCTTGATAAACACATATTTCCTAAGGAAGGACTCATTTCCTTAAGTTGCAAGGAAGCATTTGAAATTTCACTAGGAGTGGCCCGTGGTATTGATTATTTGCATCAAGGATGTGATATGAAAATTTTACATTTCGATATCAAGCCACACAACATTCTTCTTGACGAGAAGTTTGTTCCAAAGATTTCAGACTTCGGTCTGGCAAGATTATGCCCCTCAGATGATAGCAGTTTAATTTTGACCGCAGCTCGAGGAACCATTGGATACATAGCTCCTGAATTGTTTTACAAGAATATTGGAGGTGTGTCGAACAAAGCTGACATCTACAGTTTTGGAATGTTGTTGATGGAAATAGCAGGGAAAAGAAAGAACTTGAATGCAAATGCGGCCAATACGAGCCAAATTTACTTTCCTTCTTGGGTGTATGACCAGTTCAATGAAGAAAAGGAGATGGAAATCGAAGATGCCACGGATGAGGAAaagaaactaacaaagaaaatgCTCATGGTAGCATTGTGGTGTATACAAATGAAGCCAAGTGACCGTCCTAATTCAATGAACAAAGTAGTAGAGATGCTTGAAggagaagttgaattcattcAAATGCCTCCAAAGCCTTTCCTATATCCACAAGACAAGCCAGTATTACTGGAAAAATCAGTTAGTTCAATTCAAAACCCAGAAGAAGTGATGTAG
- the LOC133718289 gene encoding uncharacterized protein LOC133718289, translating into MPHRTRPLTALLVFTGLNAILVSTITPVYDFACFLPFWERRRERLRQEREATLFKSSESR; encoded by the exons ATGCCACATAGAACTCGACCGCTGACTGCACTTTTGGTGTTTACTGGACTGAATGCTATCCTAGTTTCAACCATTACTCCTGTCTATGATTTCGCCTGCTTTCTTCCTTTTTGGGAAAGACGG AGGGAACGACTTCGTCAGGAACGTGAAGCTACTTTATTTAAGAGTTCGGAATCAAGATAG